A region of Deltaproteobacteria bacterium DNA encodes the following proteins:
- a CDS encoding TonB-dependent receptor — translation MNPHRTTIQVASILLFSAGVAVAQAPGTTAPPPADQPAATEPTVPTSAPPTTERRQTVTEELVVTGSRIRRKDLTTPAPVTVVTREQFESSGRMTIGDYLQTMPEQGNAPNFQLNTGGINYGADGTTRINLRSLGIQRTLVLINGRRVVPGGLGASAAVDLNTIPTEAIERVEVLKDGASAVYGSDAIAGVVNVITRRSFNGTDLGAQYGLSGKGDAQTFDAHVTTGTQGDTAGAIFSARYFNQRDSWLRDRNWSQQALDYDYTGGGVTPSGSSRVPQGALRIPEDPNNPGTPLCNGNPFCTALTNTLGWSVTQRYIRNSTSSAGSTPVVCTTVLGQPECFRKFNTAAPDNNGTGNDFYNFAAQNYLTIPSTTIQGFSAGEVKFPVARGYYELSYTQRNSTQNAAPMPLNPGDYNNIVYSKDSVYNPFGTDLSFLGRRLVEFGNRTYSEDLSTFRVVTGIDGTLPDVFGPAQGWFWNASANYGRTAGTFTTGGSFRNSRVQSATGPSVPSPNGPVCVQTPGQISTEVAGCTPLNLLGGPGSIQSAQQDYLGFTGTSRAYDQLFTAGADLAGDLFPLAADRPVSLALGYEFRHQLGSQIADPIAAAGDSADFNFKSTSGGFHSNEAFAELSVPILANMPGVEALEASLAGRYVNYSTFGDKFTYKLGARYTPVRDFTVRGTYSTAFRAPSISELYLGNKETDPAATDPCADLGAAPGGATGPVATRCRSGGVTGSGSGDTGLQELTRTGGTPTLQPETARAFTAGLVFQPQAVRNLTFTLDYFNVTIDDAIGLTGTANILNGCYVGGVSEYCGLIVRNASGGIQYVNDFYANIGRIRTGGIDFAARYTLPTDFGRFALGFDGSYLAFYYITLKLKSGDAKIPGKDNYDAGSFGALPAFKATASLDWSVGGFIAGLTSRFVSSMNECANPYDPSTAQGGICSVINVDPVTGTSVSSNPLRRRVESYYQLDVHAGYTLASTLGRTTLFAGIINVTDKQPPYIYSAALANSDPSTYDYIGRYVYGRIQHRF, via the coding sequence ATGAATCCACATCGGACGACGATCCAGGTCGCTTCGATCCTTCTCTTCTCGGCTGGGGTTGCGGTTGCTCAGGCTCCGGGGACGACGGCTCCCCCGCCGGCCGACCAGCCGGCGGCCACCGAACCCACGGTGCCGACGAGCGCGCCGCCAACGACGGAGAGGCGGCAGACCGTGACGGAGGAATTGGTCGTCACCGGGTCCCGCATCCGGCGCAAGGACCTGACCACCCCGGCTCCCGTGACGGTCGTGACCAGGGAGCAGTTCGAGAGCAGCGGCAGGATGACCATCGGCGATTACCTGCAGACGATGCCCGAGCAGGGCAACGCGCCGAACTTCCAGCTCAACACGGGCGGCATCAACTACGGAGCTGACGGCACCACCCGCATCAACCTGCGCAGCCTCGGGATCCAGCGCACGCTCGTGCTGATCAACGGGCGCCGCGTGGTGCCGGGCGGACTCGGCGCCTCCGCGGCGGTGGACCTGAACACCATCCCCACCGAGGCCATCGAGCGGGTCGAGGTGCTGAAGGACGGCGCCTCCGCCGTCTACGGTTCCGACGCCATCGCAGGAGTGGTGAACGTCATCACGCGCCGCAGCTTCAACGGTACCGACCTCGGCGCGCAGTACGGCCTGTCGGGGAAGGGCGACGCGCAGACGTTCGATGCGCACGTCACCACCGGGACCCAGGGCGACACCGCGGGTGCCATCTTCTCGGCGCGCTACTTCAACCAGCGGGACTCCTGGCTGCGCGACCGGAACTGGTCGCAGCAGGCCCTCGACTACGACTACACCGGCGGCGGGGTGACCCCGAGCGGCAGCAGCCGCGTCCCCCAGGGTGCGCTGCGGATTCCCGAGGACCCGAACAACCCCGGTACACCGCTGTGCAACGGCAACCCGTTCTGCACCGCCTTGACCAACACCCTGGGCTGGTCGGTCACCCAGCGCTACATCCGCAACAGCACCTCGTCCGCCGGGTCGACGCCGGTCGTCTGCACGACCGTGCTGGGACAGCCGGAGTGCTTCCGCAAATTCAATACGGCGGCCCCCGACAACAATGGGACCGGCAACGACTTCTACAACTTCGCCGCCCAGAACTATCTCACCATCCCCTCGACGACGATCCAGGGCTTCTCGGCGGGTGAAGTAAAGTTCCCGGTGGCCCGCGGGTACTACGAGCTCTCGTACACGCAGCGCAACTCGACACAGAACGCGGCGCCGATGCCGCTCAACCCCGGCGACTACAACAACATCGTCTACTCCAAGGACAGCGTCTACAACCCCTTCGGCACCGACCTGAGCTTCCTCGGCCGCCGTCTCGTCGAGTTCGGCAACCGCACGTATTCCGAAGACCTGTCCACGTTCCGCGTGGTGACCGGCATCGACGGCACGCTACCTGATGTCTTCGGTCCGGCGCAGGGATGGTTCTGGAACGCGTCCGCAAATTACGGCCGCACCGCGGGCACGTTCACCACCGGTGGATCCTTCCGCAACTCCCGGGTCCAGAGCGCGACGGGGCCGAGCGTGCCCAGCCCGAACGGCCCGGTATGCGTCCAGACGCCCGGCCAAATCAGCACGGAGGTCGCCGGCTGCACCCCGCTCAATCTCCTCGGCGGACCGGGGAGCATCCAGAGCGCGCAGCAGGACTATCTGGGTTTCACGGGCACTTCCCGCGCTTACGATCAGCTCTTCACCGCGGGTGCCGACCTCGCCGGCGACCTGTTCCCGCTCGCCGCGGACCGCCCCGTGTCGCTCGCGCTCGGTTACGAGTTCCGTCACCAGCTCGGCTCGCAGATCGCCGATCCCATCGCCGCCGCGGGTGACTCGGCCGACTTCAACTTCAAGTCGACGAGCGGCGGGTTCCATTCCAACGAAGCGTTCGCTGAGCTGTCGGTGCCAATCCTCGCCAACATGCCCGGTGTCGAAGCGCTCGAGGCAAGCCTGGCGGGTCGGTATGTGAACTACAGCACCTTCGGCGACAAGTTCACCTACAAGCTGGGAGCGCGCTACACGCCCGTGCGCGATTTCACTGTCCGCGGCACCTACTCGACGGCCTTCCGCGCACCCAGCATCTCCGAGCTGTACCTGGGCAACAAGGAAACCGATCCCGCGGCGACAGACCCTTGCGCCGACCTGGGCGCGGCACCCGGGGGCGCCACGGGGCCGGTCGCCACGCGCTGCAGGAGTGGCGGCGTGACTGGCAGCGGCTCGGGCGACACTGGCCTCCAGGAACTCACGCGTACCGGCGGCACCCCGACGCTGCAGCCGGAGACGGCGAGGGCCTTCACTGCCGGCCTTGTGTTCCAGCCGCAGGCGGTGCGCAATCTGACGTTCACCCTGGACTACTTCAACGTCACCATCGACGATGCCATCGGGCTCACCGGCACGGCCAACATCCTGAATGGTTGTTACGTAGGCGGCGTTTCCGAGTACTGCGGCCTCATCGTCCGCAACGCCTCCGGCGGCATCCAGTACGTCAATGACTTCTACGCGAACATCGGCCGTATCAGGACTGGCGGCATCGACTTCGCCGCTCGGTACACGCTGCCCACCGACTTCGGGCGCTTCGCCTTGGGATTCGACGGCAGCTACCTCGCCTTTTACTACATCACCCTCAAGCTGAAGAGCGGCGACGCAAAGATCCCGGGCAAGGACAACTACGACGCCGGCAGCTTCGGCGCGCTGCCGGCATTCAAAGCCACCGCGAGCCTGGACTGGAGCGTGGGCGGCTTCATCGCGGGCCTGACCAGCCGGTTCGTCAGCAGCATGAACGAGTGCGCGAACCCGTACGATCCCTCGACGGCCCAGGGCGGCATCTGCAGCGTCATCAACGTCGATCCCGTCACCGGGACCAGCGTCAGCTCCAACCCGCTCCGGCGGCGGGTGGAATCGTACTACCAGCTGGACGTGCACGCGGGATACACGCTCGCGAGCACGCTGGGGAGGACAACCCTCTTCGCGGGCATCATCAACGTGACCGACAAGCAGCCGCCCTACATCTACAGCGCCGCCTTGGCCAATTCCGACCCCAGCACGTACGACTACATCGGCCGTTACGTGTACGGACGCATCCAGCACCGGTTCTGA